A stretch of DNA from Channa argus isolate prfri chromosome 7, Channa argus male v1.0, whole genome shotgun sequence:
TCCTACATTAACCATCATTGAGCACATGTAACAAACATTTAACTGTATTCAGTGTTTATTCGACTGGTTTATTCATTAAAAGTACATCATGCAGAAGAAGTCATGAGCCAATCGGAGAGTGAACGTGACTATATTGTAGAGTTAACATTCACGGATCGATTCCAGGAAACAGGACAGTGCTGTTTTCTGACGAGTGGATGTCACTAACCTGCAAAACTGGCATAGAAAAGCACGTGTAGCCATAGGCTTGATTTCAGACATTAGAAATGTcttgtaaaatgtgttcagaCACTAACACACTTGTGAGTACAAGTAAATTACTAGGCAGGTTATCTGcattttacttaagtataaAGATAACTACTCACTATGACTGTACAAATATGTACAGTAGTCAAAATGAGGGTCAAAAGTAACTGTCGGTAAAGTTGGAGCTGATTTGAACCACTTTACATGTTGACAGGTGGTCAAACCTATAACGATGCATCAATATTTATAAGTtgacaattttttatttctcagaaaTAACTGCGCGTTTTTGACTCATCCTCTACCTTCCATCCCATCtacataaaaaagaaaccatCCAGTCTATTACAGCTTCAGATTTATTGATGAGGATGTAAGAGTGTGCAGAgagtttggttgttgttttttggactTTTTAGTTCCTGGTAGACGTGTTATTGGCAAATTAGTAGAGATGAGTAATTATCTCGTTTGGGTGTCAAATGGTGTTTGATTATCGTGTTTTGAGCGATACATTGagacattttaatcattaaattaatttaaagataAAACTTTAATAGAAGGCTGAGTCAGGCCACAGTAACGAGTCACAGTCTGTCTGTTCCACAGAGTGCTGTGAATGTGACACGGGATTTTGAGGGCTGCAGCACATTGAGGAAGTACTTTGGCCAGCTGCATTATCTCCAGAGCCGTGTACCCATGGGAGTGAGCCAGGAAGCTTCAGTACCCATCTCATGGTACAGATACACACTGACTGCAGTCTGAACtattgtgtaaatgtttgtctgtaCCCCAGAGGTCTGAGGCCTATTTCAGAGTTTTGCTCCCTGCAGTAATtttgtggataaaaaaaaatctaactgcCCTGAATTAGGACAAAATAACAGAACAGATTATTGAACAAACATAATCAAGTGAAGTATGAAATGATAGAGTTTATTTGGGTAAAGAGTTATTCCTGTCAATCATGTGGTTAGTTTTGAGCCTGtaatttattgtttgttgtaATATATTGGATTATGAGATTTCAGTCCTGTTGGTTTCCCccttattgtactttttttgctgaatttaacaatttattttatttttaatttatcatctTAACATTTACTTTCTTCCTCTTTGGCTGCAGAAGCATAAAAGTGTCTGAagatgtattattttttatattaagcatcaaatttgtgtgaggtttttttttttttttttggctaaatagCTAATAACTAATGTCTTTTTGTATCTGTTATTTCTGCAGTTAGTTAGTTTACAGAGTTATGTTAAATAAGGATGTATAGATCAACTGTctgtattatgttttgtttctatactttgtaaaattacttttttaatccTTGTGGGCAGGACTGAAATTTTCTCGGGAAAAACAGTCACCCATGACGACATCAGCTATGAGCAAGCCTGCATCCTCTACAATCTTGGTAAGTAAAATCCTACAGAGCAGTTAATAGCTTTGTTTTGAGCTAGTTCAGGGGCTCTTCTTACATCCTGTAGAACTAAATGCTtttgaaaaatacatatataagcCAACCGACTAATATGGATCAGCAATGCCACCAATTCtgttgtgagagaagaggatgcagaggacagggttagatggaggcacatgatttgctgtggagacccctgaaagggaacagcccaaaggaaaagaagaagaatgccATCGGTTCTGTTCCAGTGGAGACTTCATCGACATTTTGCATTATTAGCATCATAAACCATAGTTATTTTTGTGGTCAAATGCCCTTTAGTGCGTTTAGCCTgtagagtttttttgtttatctgtaGCATAGATTGTGTTCTTCACATTGTctcttttttaatgtgaaactcTTCAGTAGTTACGAGGCAAGGCGGCCTTATAAAACACTTCAAACagagaaaagtgttttaaatgggCAATAAAATCTTAGAACACGGAAAACGATAGGGAATAAATCCAAGAATAAAACCcattaagacaaaacaaaatgagataaaacacattacattaaaaaaacaatacaaatggaCAAAGATACAACACAGATTTCGAGTGCAGTAATGGTTATAAATGAATTGAACCTAATATAGCTGAGAAAGTACAagtgcagcagagaaaacaatcacagacactgcagagttttatttattttgtttcatttgaaagTGGGTAGAGTTGAAGCACGTTTAGCACCATCAGGAAGCCGGTGATCATCGGTCTGAAGCCTCGTGGGCAAAATCAGGGAGAGTTACGTCATGAATGGCATCTAGTGGCATCAACTGAGTCAGTTTAAAACACAGAGTTATCTAATTTGGGTTTTAGTCTTCGTAGCTTTGGAGTCGAGCTGGAAAACTTtcattcttctgtttgtttggtttttttttgtttgtttttttgcaaaatagATTTCTGCTGAATTTGTCAGGCTCACAGATGATTCACTCAAATGTATCGTGACACAAAGCTGTGAAAtctttttactgtacatgtcgGTTTGAAAATTAACGAACCCAATTTTAAAGCTGTCCTCTAACCTTTCGTACgccaaatgtgatttttaaggAAACTAAGAGCTTGAAAACTGCAGAGAAATGCAAATGATGGTCTGCCTGTGACGTGAactaatcagcttttttttttttttctgaacgtGAAAGTAAAACCTGCTAAGTCAAATCTGTATTGTGTTTAGGGGCCCTGCACTCCATGTTGGGAGCCATGGACAACAGGGTATCGGAGGAggtaagacacacacattcacctaAACATGTGCCCATGAATGGACACACAGTCCCACTGactctctgctctgtctctaGGGGATGAAAGTGTCGTGCACACACTTCCAGTGCTCAGCAGGGGCCTTTTCCTACTTAAGAGACCATTTCAGCCACAACTTTAGTGTGGACATGAGCCACCAGATCCTTAACCTTAACATCAACCTTATGCTGGTAGGTGACACGTGTGAATGCAGATCTATAGAAACACACTCGCAGAAACGTGTCTCATCATCCTGTGTTTGCCGTCCAGGGACAGGCTCAGGAGTGTCTTTTGGAGAAATCTATGTTGGACAATAGGAAGAGTTTCCTGGTTGCCCGTATCAGCGCTCAGGTAAGTTGCAttaaatgatgaagaaattTAATATCATATCAATCAATAATTCAGTTATTAGGGGCTGACAAGTGGCTATGGTGCTGCAGGTAGTAGATTACTATAAAGAGGCCTGCAGGGCTTTGGAGAACTCAGAGACTGCCTCCATGCTGGGAAAGATCCAGAAGGACTGGAAGAAACTGGTTCAGATGAAGATctactattttgctgcaattgcacATGTGAGTCTAATAGGGAAAGATGATCAATCGGAGCAGGTATGATCGTGTTCATTACTCCGATACGAACACgccttttctctgttttacatCAACAGCTTCATATGGGAAAACAAGCTGAGGAGCAACAGAAGTTTGGAGAGCGGGTAGGACCACAGTCTGTTTGCATTTACAAATCCTCCACTGTGAGCCTCATGTACAATCAGTGCGATAGTTGCTGACAGGAAGGAATTCTCCTTAGATAAAGTGAAGAATCCCTTCAAAACTCAATCCCTAAAATTTTTAATCTAGTTGTTCaataaaatggttcagttcagaACTATTTCTAACAGCCATTTGAAGAACCATTTCCAATCCGACCCGTCATGCTGCCCCATAAACATGACTATCCTGAGATCTCATTACCTGCTTTCACTATAATCAATAATctgtattttctctgcagttttgattatttattataCTATTTTCTGTTTCCAACAGTTGGCATACCTGCAGAGCTCCTTGGACAAACTGAATGAAGCCATCAAGCTGGCTAAGGTACAATGGAAGTTACTTTCCAGCAACACAATTGAGTCAACACaaggctctgtgtgtgtgtgtgtgtgtgtgtgtgtgtgtgtgtgtgtgtgtgtgtgtgtgtgtgtgcgcgttcaTATAACTCCCCTATCTTTCTTCTTGTCTTGATGCAATCAGGGTCAACCTGACAGCGTGCAAGACGCCTTGAGATTCACCATGGATGTTATCGGTGGAAAGTGAGCAAAGTCTTCAGTCGCAGTTTTGGTGGTgttgggttgtttttttgttttttttttatgtagttttacatTGATCAAAACctaaagataaatgtgtcaaactcTTTAAACTCTATCTACAGGTTTAattcagccaaaaaggacaatGACTTCATTTATCATGAGACAGTTCCCTCTTTGGAGAGTCTGGCCTCAGTTAAAGGTAACAGGAAACTTCAGTATGTTGTTTCTTACATTCAGTTTCCACTGTTATCACTGTGTACATGCAAAACACGAGTTGCAGGTACATGCATTCTGTCAAATCATATGCAGACCGATATAAATAGCTCGTTGTGTGTCTCCTACTGTTTAGCCTAGTTCATAGTGCCACTATTTACAAAGATATCCTGCATGTAATGTGACTGTGACTCAGCAGCTTTTGCCTTTTACGTGTATTTAGTGGTTACAGTCATTATGATACAGTTATGTTCATCAGGCCATATCTGCTTCTTACTCATATATGTAGTTGAAGCTAACATTAGCAGGTAAAGGTCACATTAGTGGGTTGCTGACATTGGTAGcagattttaaagtttgtttgttatAGTCTATAATAGCAATTTTTCAGTGCCCATAACTTGATTTGTCTGACTGAGGACCCCTATTCAAATCGATATGAATTGTCTGGGTTCAAAAATTTTTCAACATACCAAAAAAATTACACAGGAATTAAAAAAGCGGAAAATAATTTTGCCAATTCTTCTGAAACATACTAAAGTAAGAGGCTGCAGTCGTTTCTCATGGTTTTCCCCATTCTTTTGATAAaaatcaagcttttttttttattaccaggCCACCAAACCCAATCTTCTCTGAACCCTTGTAGGTGCTCCACTGGTCAAGGCTCTACCAGTCAACCCCACTGATCCTAGTGTCACTGGACCAGACCTGTTTGCCAAACTGGTGCCCATGGCTGCCCACGAGGCATCTTCATTATACAGGTATGGGCACCTTCATTAGACTATGTTCAGTCAGCCttttatgcacaaacacagtttattaATTTGGTTGGgggtgtttcctttttttttcagtgaggaGAAGGCCAAGCTGCTGAGGGATGTCATGGGCAAGATTGACAGCAAGAATGAAACTCTAGAGTGAGTGCATGAGTGCTTCAGCTGGTTACAATACTGACCTTTCAAACACAGATGATCATATCACGTAATAAGTACAGCTGGGCGATGTGGCCTTTCAATAAAATCATAATATTTTAGGCTGTATCTCTATACAGCAGGATTACATTGATACACTGTATGGGCACTGCTTTAATCCTGTCCCATTGTGAAATACCACCAGAGGACTGCAGACCACTGGTTGAAAGCCACTTTTGCATCAGCCTGACTTTATCCCCCGTGTCTGTCTCCTCCTGCCATCTTTCACTGTCTGGAATATAAAAACTCCTCAGTTTTAAAAACCACTGCACGTTTGAGTGCATCAAGCTGCATTCAGATGTGGAAGCTCAGACGAAACACTGCCAGTCATTTTCCCGTTTACCTTCCAAACACAAGTCTCATCCCTTTGCTTCGCACACTCTTGAAAGCGAAACCCCAAACAGTCTCAGGCCGGCAGCTTAAACTATTAGGTTACGATtcataattgattttttttgatATACGCAGTCATTTAATACATCCCACGAAGAACCAGTTGTAAAAGTATTTTCGAGATTTCGCTCACTCTTAGTAATGTTGTACAGTAGTAACTTTGAGCAATGGACATGATggtaaacatttcaaaacaaatttcagAATTTCAAAGATCAACGACTTcccccactgagccaccaggtctTCTTCAGACTTTAATAACACAAGGTTTTGTTAGGATTTGACTGGTCTTGTCTCCTCCTGTAGGCAGTTCATGGACTCTCTGGGCTTGGAGCCTGAGTCTGTGGACAATCTGGACATGTACAGTCACATCCCCCCTGTCTTAATGGAGAAGTGTGCTGCTCTCAGCGTCCGACCTGACACGGTCAAGAGCCTGATCCAATCAATGCAGGGTTAGTGACGTGTCTCAACTATTTCTGCCCAACATTGTTTGATATACACAGTACTTATTCAGAATCTTGGTTTTATTTGAACATATTTTAACCCGTGTGCCTGGTGAACTCCACATAATATCGCACTGTTGTCTGTGCAGTGCTCTCGGGTGTCTTCACCGATGTGGAGTCTTCACTTAAGGAGATCAGAGATGTCCTGGAGGCAGATGAGGCTGGTGAGCGAGCCCTTCAGGATGTTGGTGGCCCTACTGCGGGGGAGATTCACCCGGCATCACAGGGCCAAGCTTTGGCAGAGATTCGAAGGGACTTGGAAAAGTACATGGAAGCCCACGAGAAGGCGAGCTTCACCAACACAGAGCTCCACCGGGCCATGAACCTGCACATCAGCAATCTGCGCCTGCTGGGGGGGCCGCTGGAGAGTCTGAGAGATGCCCTGCCCCGGCCCCAGCTCAGTGAAGGTGAGGACAAgggtttgtgtattttaaaaggtTCACTACATTAGTCTCAACCATGGTATGAATTGTAAATGAAACTTTGTGTCTACACATGCAGAGGAAGTGGCAGGGTTGCAGTGTATGAAGCGCATCCTGGGGAAGGTACAGGAGATGAGGGAACAGAGAAGTTCTTTGGAGAAACAGCTTCGTGATCTAATCCACCAAGACGACATCACCTCCACCCTCGTTACCACAGAACGGGCCGACATGAAGGTATGTGGCTGCATGTGGATCAGGGAGATCCAAGCACCATTGTGTTATGTATTACAATCcgaattccaaagaagttgggacgatatgtgaaaggtaaataaaaacagaatgcaatgatttgcagatctcatcaacccatatttaattcacaataaaacaaacatatcagatgttgaaactgagacattttaacatttcatgggaaatattagttcattgtgaatttgatggcagcaacacatgtcagtgaagttggaagagggtgatgtttaccattgtgtagcatcccctcttcttttaacaaacGTTGGAACTGTGGCGACAAGACTGGAAAAATAATTgctgaaaaccaaaaacaattggaggagaattcattcattcattcatgatCTTCCGCTTATCCTGAGTCAGGTcatggtggcagcaggtttagcCAGGCTTTTCCAGACATCCTTCTCGCCAGCAACGATTTCCAGCTCCCCGGCGGGATTCCGAGGCGTTCCCAGGTCAGATGAGAGATATATAATCCCTCCAATGTGTTCTGGGTCTACCACAGGGTCTCCTACCATTTGGGTGTGCCTACAAGACCCCCAGCAGGAGGAGTCCACGAGACATTCTTATTTAATGCCCAAACCATCTCAACAGAGTCCTTTCAACGCAAAGCAGCAGCGACTCTACTCCAATCTCCCTTCGGATGTCAGATCTCCGCACCAATCTGCCTGTCAACCTCACAATCCATTTTACTCTCAATCGTGATCGAAACCCCAAGATACTTAAACTCCTTCACTTGTAGAAGCGACTCATTCCCAACCCGAAGGGGGCAATCCACCATTTTCTGGGAGTGAACCATGGCCTCAGACTCTGAGGTGAAGACCTGAATCTCAGCCACTTCGCACTCATACTGCAAACCGTGCTGCCgtcaaattcaaactgagctAATATTTTACGTTTCAACagctgatatgttgtttatgttctattgtgaataaaatgtgtgtcGATAAGATTTGCAgataattgcattctgtttttttatttacgctttacacattttcacaacCTTTTTGATTTGGGGTTGTAtttagaatttttctttttttgcgtGTCAACATGAGCCAAAGCATTATGAATATATATAGGATAtcaaatttgtctttttcagcaTGTATTTGAGGAGCAGCTGAAGAAATACGAGCAGGTGAAGGTTTACATCGACCAGAACCTGGCAGCTCAGGAAAACATCCTGAAGGCCTTGACAGAGGCTAATGTCCAGTATGCCTTAGTTCGCAAGAGTTTGAGCCAGACTGAGCAGCAGTGGAACAGCACCGTCCAGGGTCTGGTTGGCTCGTACGAAGCCTATGAGGATCTGATGAAGAAGTCACAAGAGGGGAAGGAGTTCTATGATGACCTGGAGGCGAAGGCATCGCGGCTACTGGAGAGAGCAAAGGCCCTTTGCCAGacgaggggagaggagaggaggccaGTCCTGGAAAAGTAAGAGGGGCATTGAAACGAtccatttttggttttcttaaGTCTTGTGCTAACCTACACTCGCTGGCCACAGTCTAATGCTAAGCTAAtagagcagctctgccatgaattacaatatatttattatatattttggcCAACccgtttaaaatgaatgagaggaACCACCCCTTAATATAATGccctccagtacgactccaccacccactatggcctcattaacaaacacaaagtagaattatcacctttctgacagtttcatccTGAAACCCAGTACTGGATTGCATAAGTTTTTAAAGGTTATCGAAGGAAGTTGCcagtgtgtgttcatttctttttaacttgcAGCTCGAATATTGTCTTCGTGCGCAACTCTCCATTTTACATGTGTCCTCTCCAAAGAAACGCTGTAGAAATAGTGGCTTCGTGAAAGaaactcatttgttttattattttaccgCTGCTAACTATTTcaataactttatttaattaacaaCTATTTCTCCTCCTCAGAGAGACCCAGAAAAAGCCTCCAGCTCGACCTACAGCAGCTAAACCCTCCTTGAAGCCCAAGGCTTCAGACGCTGACTCTAGCTTGGAGGACCCAGAGTTGGCCCAACTAAGTGCAGCCATCTTAGCTTTGGGGGGTGACTTGCCTGAGGAGCTCCGCAGCCTCCCCCCTGACATTCCTTCTCTACCCAACACAGCAGCTCGGCTGCCTCATCCTGAAGCCTTCATTCCTCCCGGTGCTAATCTGGGTGGCAGCGGCTCTCTGCCTTGGCCTGGTGCACCAGCTGCTGGTCTTCCTCGCTTTCCTGCCAACCTGCCACCTCCAGAGCTCCTGGCACGGATAGCTCAGTTCCCTACATCAGGGCCTTTAGCTACACAGGGCCCACTGCCACGGGGGCCTCTCCCTCAGATGCCTCCCCAAATGCCAAACCAGGCCGCAGCATCAGCCTATCGGCCACCCCTTCCTCAAGCTCCCCAACCTGGCCCTGTTGTCCCTGTACCAGTTCAGCCCTCAACCACCACAGTGGACAGCATTCAGGCCCCTATCCCCACCTATGCACCTACACCACATCACCCTGTCCCACCTGTAGCCTCAACTGGCTACACCATACCACCACAGATGGGAGCTTATCCCCAGTTTATGCACCACCCCAGGATGCAAGTTCCAAGCCCAGGCCAAACTCCCTTACCCCAGCAGAAACATCCACAGCAATACCCTCAGCCCACAGGGCAAACACTGCCTCAGGGGTACCAGCCTGGACCAAGGGCTGTTCCTGGACCTCCGCCTACTCTCCAGACCCAGCAAGCCTACCCACATGGATTTATGCCCCATCAGCCTGGTGTTCCTCCACATTACCAGCAGGGCTTCCCAGGCCAGCTACAGCCACATCAACAAAACAGCTTTCAGCCCCAGCCCCAGATGCCCCAGGGCTACCAGACTCCACAGGGCTATGTACACCAGCAGCACCCTCAGATGATGCCAAGACCACCTCAAGCTCAGATGCCCTCACAAACTGCACATCCACAAATGCCCCCAACCTCTCAGTCAACACCTCCTACATCTCAGTCCTACTTGCCCGATCCCAACCAACAGGTGCCCCCCGGCGTTCCACACCAACACATAttgcagcaacagca
This window harbors:
- the ptpn23a gene encoding tyrosine-protein phosphatase non-receptor type 23, with the protein product MEAVPRMPMIWLDLKEAGDFQFTPSVRQFILKNYGENPDNYNEQLKKLETLRQSAVNVTRDFEGCSTLRKYFGQLHYLQSRVPMGVSQEASVPISWTEIFSGKTVTHDDISYEQACILYNLGALHSMLGAMDNRVSEEGMKVSCTHFQCSAGAFSYLRDHFSHNFSVDMSHQILNLNINLMLGQAQECLLEKSMLDNRKSFLVARISAQVVDYYKEACRALENSETASMLGKIQKDWKKLVQMKIYYFAAIAHLHMGKQAEEQQKFGERLAYLQSSLDKLNEAIKLAKGQPDSVQDALRFTMDVIGGKFNSAKKDNDFIYHETVPSLESLASVKGAPLVKALPVNPTDPSVTGPDLFAKLVPMAAHEASSLYSEEKAKLLRDVMGKIDSKNETLEQFMDSLGLEPESVDNLDMYSHIPPVLMEKCAALSVRPDTVKSLIQSMQVLSGVFTDVESSLKEIRDVLEADEAGERALQDVGGPTAGEIHPASQGQALAEIRRDLEKYMEAHEKASFTNTELHRAMNLHISNLRLLGGPLESLRDALPRPQLSEEEVAGLQCMKRILGKVQEMREQRSSLEKQLRDLIHQDDITSTLVTTERADMKHVFEEQLKKYEQVKVYIDQNLAAQENILKALTEANVQYALVRKSLSQTEQQWNSTVQGLVGSYEAYEDLMKKSQEGKEFYDDLEAKASRLLERAKALCQTRGEERRPVLEKETQKKPPARPTAAKPSLKPKASDADSSLEDPELAQLSAAILALGGDLPEELRSLPPDIPSLPNTAARLPHPEAFIPPGANLGGSGSLPWPGAPAAGLPRFPANLPPPELLARIAQFPTSGPLATQGPLPRGPLPQMPPQMPNQAAASAYRPPLPQAPQPGPVVPVPVQPSTTTVDSIQAPIPTYAPTPHHPVPPVASTGYTIPPQMGAYPQFMHHPRMQVPSPGQTPLPQQKHPQQYPQPTGQTLPQGYQPGPRAVPGPPPTLQTQQAYPHGFMPHQPGVPPHYQQGFPGQLQPHQQNSFQPQPQMPQGYQTPQGYVHQQHPQMMPRPPQAQMPSQTAHPQMPPTSQSTPPTSQSYLPDPNQQVPPGVPHQHILQQQQQISMPPNAQQLPRQPQMQIPGGPRAQMSPTSHPMPQVSQNFMPPTSQPIHPTMHPQVPTASQPHMIPGPHVHMPRVPVPQMLPGTLPPQHHGHPGQPNMANMPQQPVRMPSQPQAQPPHSGGICYPGGAPMMPQQPLAPQPAAPQQPQAPLPMTHPQPSTMYPSAPGPKIPPSAPQQPTALGPHSPHVPPAQHMIQPSSGGPSTVQPHRMIPPSPSPSPSPSPSPGPASLGLNPQQRPTPTLTPGSTAPPSLPPPATASPSTSLSLFQLQNSSTDDLLSSSPESQPGGTKAPTNVLQPTKADPQDRERRKKSAQGVLLIQGDPYQAPERVAHLHSELEHYRTQVESLEHPSETEGGLSVLDARWKELQDQQEKDARQLSIAIARCYTMKNRHQDVMPYDLNRVVLQSGKDDYINASYVEDLSPYCPCLIATQAPLTGTAADFWLMVYEQKVSLIVMLVSEQELEKGRVLRYFPMERGQQLSQGPITLSLTTQKTTSSHVERMISLQYRDQSLKRTVVHLQFTSWPELGLPDSKSNLLSFIQEVHGHYLHQRPLHPPVVVHCSSGVGRTGAFCLLYAALQELEAGNGIPDLPLLVKKMRQQRKNMLQEKLHLKFCYEAVLKHAEQVLQRHGITTATYNKTTNPAATKIYSRQESQQDIVLGGDMPISSIQATIAKLSIRPPSATDPFMEASCGLEEHVSTIFPDLDIQTLPDHCPMDFQPPSSFSPPLTSPTQSPPPPPPPPNGLDAVATSSLPAANHQPVSEAPLSISPPTASPAPVPSSLELLASLTAEAFSMDGGGRGKQRVTKQSFLQPAEGQGLHGTRADQGDDPLSSLDPLWSLNKH